The Vitis vinifera cultivar Pinot Noir 40024 chromosome 7, ASM3070453v1 genomic interval AAACAAGCTTACAAGTTTCACCAATGGCTTTTATTTTCCCCTCTGGCCGATAAGAGGTGACCTATAAACCTACCGGTGTTAGACATGGTGCTATAGTTCTTTCTCTTCAACTCTGTGAAGTTCAGAAGCCATGGCCATGAACTCTTACACTGTGGCTTTGCTTGTTTTCTTCATCAATTTGAGCCTTTCTTGGGGAGCTGATGAAGGTTTAGGAGCCTCTTTTATCTTTGGTGATTCTCTAGTGGATGCTGGAAATAATAACTATCTTTCTACTTTGTCTAAAGCAAATATCCCACCCAATGGAATTGATTTTGCTGCTAATAGTGGAAATCCCACCGGCCGGTATACCAATGGGAGGACCATTGGTGACATTGTAGGTCAGTCCTCCATCCCTCCCATCCTCATGAATTTTCATTTACCTATTTCAGAAGAATTAGGACATGTATGATTTTTCTTGCAAAATTTTCAGGAGAAGAGCTGGGAATACCAAACTATGCTGTCCCGTTTTTGGCCCCGAACGCCACAGGAAAAGCTATACTGTATGGAGTGAACTATGCGTCAGGAGGAGGGGGAATTTTGAACCAAACTGGAAGAATATTTGTTAGCACTCATATTACTAATCATCTATTTTCGGTTGACAAGGGCTCTTAATTAATAAGTAATCTAAGGGGAGAGAGGTGTTTTTTGCAGGTGAACAGGCTTTCCATGGACATACAGATTGACTACTACAACATTACAAGAAAGCAATTTGATAAATTGTTGGGGCCATCCAAGGCCAGAGACTACATAACGAAGAAGTCCATCTTCTCCATCACGGTTGGAGCAAATGATTTTCTCAATAACTATCTGCTTCCAGTGCTCTCCATTGGAACAAGGATTTCACAAAGCCCAGATTCATTCGTTGACCTTCTCATCAGCACTTTGAGGAGCCAACTCACGGCACGGACGCTAAACCACTCCTATTGacatattattattaagttttgaaaatggttattaattataattattgtttgTTCAATGGCAGAGACTTTATAAACTGGATGCTCGGAAGTTTGTGATCGGCAATGTAGGGCCAATAGGGTGCATTCCTTATCAGAAGACCATAAACCAGCTGACCCAAAATCAGTGTGTGGAGTTGGCTAATAAGCTGGCGCTTCAGTATAATGGTCGACTAAAGGATCTACTCGCAGAACTTAATGATAACCTTCCTGAAGCCACGTTCGTCCACGCAAATGTGTATGATCTGGTGATGGAAGTCATCACAAACTATGCCAAATATGGTGAGTGAAATGAACATTGCCTGGA includes:
- the LOC100855319 gene encoding GDSL esterase/lipase At2g23540 → MAMNSYTVALLVFFINLSLSWGADEGLGASFIFGDSLVDAGNNNYLSTLSKANIPPNGIDFAANSGNPTGRYTNGRTIGDIVGEELGIPNYAVPFLAPNATGKAILYGVNYASGGGGILNQTGRIFVNRLSMDIQIDYYNITRKQFDKLLGPSKARDYITKKSIFSITVGANDFLNNYLLPVLSIGTRISQSPDSFVDLLISTLRSQLTRLYKLDARKFVIGNVGPIGCIPYQKTINQLTQNQCVELANKLALQYNGRLKDLLAELNDNLPEATFVHANVYDLVMEVITNYAKYGFVSASKACCGNGGQFQGIIPCGPTSSMCSDRSKYVFWDPYHPSEAANLIIAKRLLDGGTKYISPMNLRQLRDL